The following are encoded together in the Coriobacteriia bacterium genome:
- a CDS encoding ABC transporter permease, translating to MRRFMTLFKKELRELVTLQMFLPFLIIIGIFVSIGQVVADVGAEQPTTVPVAVVDHDGGPHAGVLVTALEQSGLEPVMIDAEVSGETVNAALDEAGTTILVEIPSGFSDGLTAGEPQDLITWTRVKHFSFIGNTEVTALANSLGVANSAVAAAIGAEAAPGMSPQMLQQPIVPAEHVIIGERYAATPASAVMAFVSQQTTFIPIVLFVAVIFASQMIATAVATEKENKTLETLLSYPVSRTSIVTSKMLAAGLVALLVGAAYMFGISRFTAGITEGIVGEGAADRAMAASQAAMQQLGLTLSVADYALLGLTLFGGILVALSISIILGAFAENVKSVQALLTPMMVMMFIPYFLTMFLDLSALPDAARTAIMAIPFTYLFIAGPNLFLGNDGLVWFGIAYQLLWFAVFVTAAARVFSSDRILTMKLSVGRKKKQAAG from the coding sequence ATGAGGCGCTTCATGACGCTGTTCAAGAAGGAGCTGCGCGAGCTCGTGACGCTGCAGATGTTCCTGCCGTTCCTCATCATCATCGGCATCTTCGTCTCGATCGGGCAGGTGGTCGCCGACGTCGGTGCCGAGCAGCCCACCACCGTCCCAGTGGCCGTGGTGGACCACGACGGCGGTCCGCATGCCGGCGTGCTGGTGACCGCGCTCGAGCAGTCGGGCCTCGAGCCCGTGATGATCGACGCCGAGGTCTCCGGCGAGACCGTGAACGCCGCGCTCGACGAGGCGGGCACGACGATCCTCGTTGAGATCCCGAGTGGCTTTTCCGACGGCCTCACCGCGGGCGAGCCGCAAGACCTCATCACCTGGACGCGCGTGAAGCACTTCTCGTTCATCGGCAACACCGAGGTCACCGCGCTCGCCAACTCGCTCGGAGTCGCCAACTCGGCAGTGGCCGCAGCGATCGGTGCCGAAGCCGCGCCCGGCATGTCGCCGCAGATGCTGCAGCAGCCGATCGTCCCCGCCGAGCACGTGATCATCGGCGAGCGCTACGCGGCAACACCCGCCTCGGCGGTGATGGCGTTCGTGAGCCAGCAGACCACGTTCATCCCGATCGTGCTGTTCGTGGCGGTGATCTTCGCCTCGCAGATGATTGCCACCGCTGTGGCCACCGAGAAGGAGAACAAGACGCTCGAGACGCTGCTTTCCTATCCCGTGAGCCGCACGAGCATCGTCACCTCCAAGATGCTCGCCGCCGGGCTCGTGGCGCTGCTGGTGGGGGCGGCGTACATGTTCGGCATCAGCCGGTTCACCGCCGGCATCACCGAGGGCATCGTGGGCGAGGGCGCTGCGGACCGCGCGATGGCGGCATCCCAAGCGGCGATGCAGCAGCTGGGTCTCACGCTCAGCGTGGCCGACTACGCGCTACTCGGGCTCACGCTCTTCGGCGGCATCCTCGTGGCGCTGTCGATCTCGATCATCCTCGGCGCCTTCGCCGAGAACGTGAAGTCGGTGCAGGCGCTGCTCACGCCCATGATGGTGATGATGTTCATCCCCTACTTCCTCACGATGTTCCTCGACCTCTCGGCGCTGCCGGACGCCGCGCGCACCGCGATCATGGCCATCCCGTTCACGTACCTGTTCATCGCCGGGCCGAACCTGTTCCTCGGCAACGACGGGCTCGTGTGGTTCGGGATCGCGTACCAGCTCCTGTGGTTCGCGGTGTTCGTGACCGCCGCCGCACGCGTGTTCTCGAGCGACCGCATCCTCACGATGAAGCTCAGCGTGGGGCGCAAGAAGAAGCAGGCCGCGGGGTAG
- a CDS encoding ABC transporter ATP-binding protein encodes MPDTAPVLRVRGLTKHYGELQAVRGIDFDVAPGEIFALIGPNGAGKTTTLRMVATILRPTGGTIAMGDIDAVREPARMRQQISYLPEEAGAYKNLKAIDYLKFVADVFFEDRERAARAVDVGREVSGLGDRLGDKLGSYSKGMTRKLLLARTVMTEPTLAILDEPTSGLDVINALELRERIKQMAAGGMSVLLSSHNMLEIEFLSDRVSMIAAGRIHATGTPAELKAAYGAENLEQVFAQVAHEGQEGAA; translated from the coding sequence GTGCCCGACACCGCACCTGTCCTGCGCGTCCGCGGCCTCACCAAGCACTACGGCGAGCTGCAGGCCGTGCGCGGCATCGACTTCGACGTCGCCCCCGGCGAGATCTTCGCCCTCATCGGCCCCAACGGCGCGGGCAAGACCACCACGCTGCGCATGGTCGCGACCATCCTTCGGCCGACCGGCGGCACGATCGCCATGGGCGACATCGACGCGGTGCGCGAGCCCGCCCGGATGCGCCAGCAGATCTCCTACCTGCCCGAAGAGGCCGGTGCCTACAAGAACCTCAAGGCGATCGACTACCTCAAGTTCGTGGCCGACGTCTTCTTCGAGGACCGCGAGCGCGCCGCGCGTGCGGTGGACGTGGGCCGAGAGGTCTCCGGCCTCGGCGACCGCCTGGGCGACAAGCTCGGCAGCTACTCCAAGGGCATGACGCGCAAGCTGCTCCTCGCCCGCACTGTGATGACCGAGCCCACGCTCGCCATCCTCGATGAGCCCACGAGCGGGCTTGACGTGATCAACGCCCTCGAACTCCGCGAGCGCATCAAGCAGATGGCCGCAGGTGGAATGTCGGTGCTGCTCTCGAGCCACAACATGCTCGAGATCGAGTTCCTCTCGGACCGCGTGTCGATGATCGCCGCCGGCCGCATCCACGCCACCGGCACCCCCGCCGAGCTCAAGGCCGCCTACGGCGCCGAGAACCTGGAGCAGGTGTTCGCCCAAGTGGCGCACGAGGGACAGGAGGGGGCAGCATGA
- a CDS encoding GNAT family N-acetyltransferase — protein MRIDYLADHPSLVPVLTGLHFAQWGHLRPNEPLESRARRLEACCGRGGVPSVVVALESGALAGSAMLIESDMDTRPDLTPWLAGVYVVAGHRGRGVGSALVTRVEAEASALGVTRLYLYTPDAMAFYARLGWVARERCEYLGQAVTIMSKQL, from the coding sequence ATGCGGATCGACTATCTCGCCGACCACCCGTCGCTCGTTCCCGTACTCACCGGGCTGCACTTCGCGCAGTGGGGACACCTTCGGCCGAATGAACCGCTGGAGTCGCGCGCTCGCCGGCTCGAAGCGTGCTGCGGACGGGGCGGCGTGCCGAGCGTGGTGGTGGCGCTCGAGTCGGGCGCGCTCGCGGGCTCGGCGATGCTCATCGAATCCGACATGGACACGCGTCCGGACCTCACACCGTGGCTTGCAGGCGTCTACGTGGTGGCAGGGCATCGGGGCCGGGGCGTCGGGTCGGCGCTCGTCACACGGGTGGAGGCCGAGGCTTCGGCGCTCGGCGTGACGCGCCTGTACCTCTACACACCCGACGCTATGGCCTTCTACGCACGCCTCGGCTGGGTCGCCCGGGAACGGTGCGAGTACCTCGGGCAGGCCGTCACGATCATGTCGAAGCAGCTCTGA
- a CDS encoding ABC transporter substrate-binding protein codes for MKRSARFLALVLVLALFTTALVGCGEKDEGTTDEETTEATTVDTFTYAQGADPRGLDPALVDDGESSKIIVNIYEGLLKYADDSTAVEPSLAESWEISDDGLSYTFTLREGVKFHDGTDFNAEAVKFNIDRQLPPLVTEDMGYAGFVYGSVKDVEVVDDYTVTINLNQPNTAFLANLAMSLAAPIVSPAALEAGDNSVMEAPVGTGPYKFVEWNKAENVVLVRNDEYWGEPAKTKNIIFRFIADNSARVLALNNGEVDMIDGIDATVVGQVEDGGDELFEAAGMNVNYMAYNTTTSKFATKEARAAFSQAIDREELVASLYQGYSEVAETILPSFVPGYDGTVKQVAYDEEAARAGLAAAGITEVHMIAYTNPRPYNAATGVALATAIQGYLQKVGVTCTIDTYDWTTYKEMVKGGDYDIAFYGWIGDNGDPDNFLNLLSDPDPSMNIARWQDPTYMDGIAEALTLPNGDERDAAYGELEAYAADEAVWLPISHAKTLAAYRPQVSGFIYHVTGNTFLSNVVVEAE; via the coding sequence ATGAAGAGGTCCGCTCGTTTCCTCGCGCTCGTGCTCGTTCTCGCTCTGTTCACCACAGCCCTCGTGGGTTGCGGCGAGAAGGATGAGGGCACCACCGACGAGGAGACAACCGAAGCGACGACCGTCGACACGTTCACGTACGCGCAGGGCGCTGACCCGCGCGGTCTGGACCCGGCACTCGTCGACGACGGCGAGTCTTCGAAGATCATCGTGAACATCTACGAGGGCCTTCTGAAGTACGCCGACGACTCCACTGCGGTGGAGCCGAGCCTGGCCGAGAGCTGGGAGATCAGCGACGACGGCCTGAGCTACACCTTCACCCTCCGTGAGGGCGTCAAGTTCCACGATGGCACCGACTTCAACGCCGAGGCCGTCAAGTTCAACATCGACCGCCAGCTGCCGCCGCTCGTGACCGAGGACATGGGTTACGCGGGCTTCGTCTACGGCTCGGTCAAGGACGTTGAGGTGGTGGACGACTACACCGTGACGATCAACCTCAACCAGCCGAACACCGCGTTCCTCGCGAACCTCGCGATGAGCCTGGCCGCTCCGATCGTGAGCCCGGCCGCGCTTGAGGCGGGCGACAACTCGGTCATGGAAGCGCCCGTCGGTACCGGTCCCTACAAGTTCGTCGAGTGGAACAAGGCCGAGAACGTCGTCCTCGTTCGCAACGATGAGTACTGGGGCGAGCCGGCCAAGACCAAGAACATCATCTTCCGCTTCATCGCCGACAACTCGGCCCGCGTGCTGGCGCTGAACAACGGCGAAGTGGACATGATCGACGGCATCGACGCCACCGTGGTGGGTCAGGTCGAAGACGGCGGCGACGAGCTCTTTGAGGCCGCCGGTATGAACGTGAACTACATGGCCTACAACACGACCACCTCGAAGTTCGCCACCAAGGAGGCCCGCGCCGCATTCTCGCAGGCCATCGACCGCGAGGAGCTTGTTGCGAGCCTCTACCAGGGTTACTCGGAAGTTGCCGAGACGATCCTGCCGAGTTTCGTGCCCGGCTATGACGGCACCGTCAAGCAGGTTGCGTACGACGAGGAGGCCGCCAGGGCCGGTCTCGCCGCCGCGGGCATCACCGAGGTCCACATGATCGCCTACACCAACCCCCGCCCGTACAACGCCGCTACCGGTGTTGCGCTGGCAACCGCCATCCAGGGCTACCTCCAGAAAGTCGGCGTGACGTGCACCATCGACACGTACGACTGGACCACCTACAAGGAGATGGTCAAGGGCGGCGACTACGACATCGCGTTCTACGGCTGGATCGGCGACAACGGCGACCCGGACAACTTCCTCAACCTCCTCTCCGACCCTGACCCGAGCATGAACATCGCTCGTTGGCAGGACCCGACCTACATGGACGGGATCGCAGAAGCGCTCACGCTGCCCAATGGCGACGAGCGCGACGCCGCGTACGGCGAGCTGGAGGCCTACGCTGCCGATGAGGCTGTCTGGCTGCCCATCAGCCACGCCAAGACGCTTGCCGCCTACCGGCCGCAGGTCTCGGGCTTCATCTATCACGTGACGGGCAACACGTTCCTCTCGAACGTGGTCGTCGAAGCTGAATAG
- a CDS encoding ABC transporter permease — MLKYVIKRVLMVIPVMIGVSIIVFSLMRVFSPDPAPVVLGQHANEESMEAWREANGLNDPVVIQYFNYVGNALKGDLGTSYYTKSPVTEEIFARFPATIELAVAAIIFASVIGVGLGVLAAVKKNSIIDAAGSLFALVGVSIPIFWLGILFIMFFSGYLHLFPSGGRIDVMLKPEHVTGFYMIDALIAGDGEAFKDALNHLILPALALGMYSMAIITRMTRSSMLETLSQDYIRTARAKGISEAKVIGKHALRPSLIPVTTVIGLQFGALLGGALLTESVFSWPGIGKFTVDCILKSDFPVVQGIVLLVAVIFVTINLVADLAYAYLDPRIKYSSNKER, encoded by the coding sequence ATGCTGAAGTACGTCATCAAGAGAGTGCTGATGGTCATCCCGGTCATGATCGGCGTGTCCATCATCGTGTTCTCGCTGATGCGCGTGTTCTCGCCGGATCCCGCGCCGGTCGTGCTCGGCCAGCATGCCAACGAGGAGTCGATGGAGGCGTGGCGTGAGGCCAACGGCCTGAACGATCCCGTAGTGATCCAGTACTTCAACTACGTGGGCAACGCGCTCAAGGGTGACCTCGGCACGTCGTACTACACAAAGTCCCCGGTGACCGAGGAGATCTTCGCGCGCTTTCCGGCCACCATCGAGCTTGCCGTGGCGGCGATCATCTTCGCGTCGGTGATCGGCGTCGGGCTGGGCGTGCTCGCTGCGGTGAAGAAGAACTCGATCATCGACGCCGCCGGATCGCTCTTCGCGCTCGTGGGCGTGTCGATCCCGATCTTCTGGCTCGGCATCCTGTTCATCATGTTCTTCAGCGGCTACCTGCACCTGTTCCCGTCGGGCGGCCGCATCGACGTGATGCTCAAACCGGAGCACGTGACCGGCTTCTACATGATCGACGCGCTCATCGCCGGTGACGGCGAGGCGTTCAAAGATGCGCTCAACCATCTCATCTTGCCGGCGCTCGCGCTCGGCATGTACTCGATGGCGATCATCACCCGGATGACCCGCTCCTCCATGCTGGAGACGCTCAGTCAGGACTACATCCGCACCGCACGCGCGAAGGGCATCTCCGAGGCGAAGGTCATCGGCAAGCACGCGCTGCGTCCCTCGCTCATCCCGGTGACGACCGTGATTGGCCTGCAGTTCGGCGCGCTCCTGGGCGGCGCGCTCTTGACCGAGAGCGTGTTCTCGTGGCCGGGCATCGGCAAGTTCACGGTGGACTGCATCCTGAAGTCGGACTTTCCCGTAGTCCAGGGCATCGTACTCCTGGTGGCGGTCATATTCGTGACCATCAACCTGGTGGCCGACCTCGCGTACGCGTACCTCGACCCGCGCATCAAGTACTCGTCGAACAAGGAGCGGTAG
- a CDS encoding ABC transporter permease has protein sequence MLPDGEIPPYDFDETLHEKPENQWLEMWRSLVANKAALVSLVFIAMLVFIAIFGSYLTPYNPIETDMASALQTPSAQHWFGTDQLGMDIFSRVIAGTRVSLTVGLLAVSIALTIGIVLGAIAGYAGGWVDTVIMRVMDMMLAIPSILLAITLMAALGKGIDKAVIAIGLVSIPEYARIVRGNILSIKENDYIAAAHVVGLSDARIIFRHVLPNALSVIIVRATLGISSAILDTAALGFLGLGVQPPQAEWGDMLGRARGFIFQAPHTLLFPGMAITATVLAFNLLGDGLRDALDPRARIK, from the coding sequence ATGCTGCCCGACGGCGAGATCCCCCCGTACGACTTCGACGAGACGCTGCACGAGAAGCCCGAGAACCAGTGGCTCGAGATGTGGCGCAGCCTCGTGGCGAACAAGGCGGCGCTCGTGAGCCTGGTCTTCATCGCGATGCTCGTGTTCATCGCGATCTTCGGCTCGTATCTCACGCCGTACAACCCGATCGAGACCGACATGGCAAGCGCGCTGCAGACGCCGAGTGCGCAGCACTGGTTCGGCACCGATCAGCTCGGCATGGACATCTTCAGCCGCGTGATCGCCGGCACGCGCGTGTCGCTCACGGTGGGCCTGCTTGCGGTGTCGATCGCGCTCACGATCGGCATCGTGCTCGGTGCGATCGCCGGCTACGCGGGCGGCTGGGTGGACACGGTCATCATGCGCGTGATGGACATGATGCTTGCCATCCCGTCGATTCTGCTCGCCATCACGCTCATGGCGGCGCTCGGGAAGGGCATCGACAAGGCCGTGATCGCCATCGGGCTCGTCTCCATACCCGAGTACGCGCGCATCGTGCGCGGCAACATCCTGTCGATCAAGGAGAACGACTACATCGCCGCGGCGCATGTGGTGGGGCTTTCCGACGCGCGTATCATCTTCCGCCACGTGCTCCCCAACGCGCTTTCGGTGATCATCGTGCGCGCCACGCTCGGCATCTCGAGCGCGATCCTCGACACGGCCGCGCTCGGCTTCCTCGGCCTCGGCGTGCAACCGCCACAGGCCGAGTGGGGCGACATGCTCGGCCGCGCGCGCGGCTTCATCTTCCAGGCGCCGCACACGCTGCTGTTCCCCGGCATGGCGATCACCGCCACGGTGCTCGCGTTCAACTTGCTGGGCGACGGGTTGCGTGACGCCCTCGACCCGCGTGCGCGGATCAAGTAG
- a CDS encoding ABC transporter ATP-binding protein, whose amino-acid sequence MTTPANTNASAASAPAEAKTLLEVRGLSTDFEMKRGTVNAVRDMSFTVREREVLAIVGESGSGKSVAALSVMRLLQAPGRVVAGEVIYKDDDLLALSTREMRDVRGNHISMIFQEPMTSLNPVFTIEDQLTESIRTHMKLDKKAASERAIEMLRLVGIPSAEKRIHDYPHQMSGGMRQRVMTAMALACDPDLLIADEPTTALDVTIQAQILALLSELRSKIGMAVILITHDLGVVAETADRVVVMYCGQVVEEADAEALFEQPLHPYTLGLLASIPGMDASESDEPLYMIRGMVPNPLNLPTGCAFAPRCDYRIERCTREMPPLVERADGRKLRCFVDVTAAPAAPAAPAAPASGEVAE is encoded by the coding sequence ATGACCACACCCGCCAACACGAACGCGTCCGCCGCCTCGGCACCCGCCGAGGCGAAGACGCTGCTCGAGGTGAGGGGACTTTCCACCGACTTTGAGATGAAGCGCGGAACCGTGAACGCGGTCCGCGACATGAGCTTCACCGTGCGCGAGCGCGAGGTGCTCGCGATCGTGGGCGAATCGGGCTCGGGCAAGAGCGTGGCGGCACTCTCGGTGATGCGCCTGCTGCAGGCACCGGGCCGCGTGGTCGCAGGCGAGGTCATCTACAAGGACGACGACCTGCTCGCGCTTTCCACCCGCGAGATGCGCGATGTGCGCGGCAACCACATCTCGATGATCTTCCAGGAGCCGATGACGAGCCTGAACCCGGTCTTCACCATCGAGGACCAGCTCACCGAGAGCATCCGCACGCACATGAAGCTCGACAAGAAGGCGGCGAGCGAGCGCGCGATTGAGATGCTGCGCCTCGTGGGCATACCTTCGGCCGAGAAGCGCATCCACGACTACCCGCACCAGATGTCGGGTGGCATGCGCCAGCGCGTGATGACCGCCATGGCGCTCGCGTGCGACCCGGACCTGCTCATCGCCGACGAGCCCACCACGGCGCTCGACGTGACCATCCAGGCGCAGATCCTCGCGCTGCTCTCCGAGCTGCGGAGCAAGATCGGCATGGCGGTCATCCTCATCACGCACGACCTCGGCGTGGTGGCCGAGACCGCCGACCGCGTGGTGGTGATGTACTGCGGCCAGGTGGTGGAGGAAGCGGACGCGGAGGCGCTCTTCGAGCAGCCGCTTCACCCGTATACCCTCGGGCTGCTGGCGTCGATCCCGGGCATGGACGCGTCCGAAAGCGACGAGCCGCTCTACATGATCCGCGGCATGGTGCCCAACCCGCTCAATCTGCCCACGGGCTGCGCGTTCGCGCCGCGCTGCGACTACCGCATCGAGCGCTGCACTCGCGAGATGCCGCCGCTTGTGGAGCGCGCCGATGGGCGCAAGCTGCGCTGCTTCGTGGACGTGACGGCCGCGCCCGCCGCGCCCGCTGCGCCCGCCGCCCCCGCTTCCGGGGAGGTGGCCGAGTGA
- a CDS encoding ATP-binding cassette domain-containing protein, giving the protein MTEPLISLRHLSKFFTMDRDLLGRTTSVLKAVDDLSLDIYPGETFGLVGESGCGKTTVGKLLVDLYTPSAGEILYQGTDLAKLRPQERRRYCRDIQLIFQDPYASLNPRMTVGDIIAEPIRVNRLQPAEKIDDRVGYLLNAVGLSANYRNRFPHEFSGGQRQRVGIARALAMEPKLIVCDEPVSALDVSIQAQVLNLLDDLSEEFGLTYLFIAHGLNVVKHISDRVGVMYLGRLVEVASKRELYSNPLHPYTKALLSAIPVTNPALRTQRILLEGDVTSPIDPKPGCRFANRCYARSGCTGCACETEMPELVEVSPGHFVSCYLHPGT; this is encoded by the coding sequence GTGACCGAACCGCTGATCAGCCTCCGGCACCTCAGCAAGTTCTTCACGATGGACCGCGACCTGCTCGGCCGCACCACATCGGTGCTCAAGGCCGTGGACGACCTGTCGCTCGACATCTACCCGGGCGAGACGTTCGGGCTGGTGGGCGAGTCGGGCTGCGGCAAGACAACCGTGGGCAAGCTGCTGGTGGACCTCTACACGCCGAGTGCCGGCGAGATCCTCTACCAGGGCACGGACCTCGCAAAGCTGCGCCCGCAGGAGCGCCGCCGCTACTGTCGCGACATCCAGCTGATCTTCCAGGACCCGTACGCCAGCCTCAATCCGCGCATGACGGTGGGCGACATCATCGCCGAGCCCATCCGCGTGAACCGCCTCCAGCCCGCCGAGAAGATCGACGACCGCGTGGGCTACCTGCTCAACGCCGTCGGGCTTTCGGCGAACTACCGCAACCGCTTCCCGCACGAGTTCAGCGGCGGTCAGCGCCAGCGCGTAGGTATCGCCCGGGCGCTTGCGATGGAGCCCAAGCTCATCGTGTGCGACGAGCCGGTCTCGGCGCTCGACGTGTCGATCCAGGCGCAGGTGCTGAACCTGCTCGACGACCTGTCCGAGGAGTTCGGGCTCACCTACCTGTTCATCGCCCACGGCCTCAATGTGGTGAAGCACATCAGCGACCGGGTGGGCGTGATGTACCTCGGCCGGCTGGTGGAGGTGGCCTCCAAGCGCGAGCTCTACAGCAACCCCTTGCACCCGTACACCAAGGCGCTGCTCTCGGCGATCCCGGTCACGAACCCGGCGCTCCGCACGCAGCGCATCCTGCTTGAGGGCGACGTGACGAGCCCGATCGACCCGAAGCCCGGCTGCCGGTTCGCGAACCGCTGCTACGCCAGGAGCGGGTGCACGGGCTGCGCGTGCGAGACCGAGATGCCCGAACTGGTTGAGGTCTCGCCGGGGCACTTCGTGTCGTGCTACCTGCACCCGGGCACGTAG
- a CDS encoding type II toxin-antitoxin system VapC family toxin: MSNPLRVATGAPMVVDSSIAFKWFDTSESGAAIAGDLLDAHRRDDVALLAPAHLPLEVVNAYVCRGGVVSNTVGVVADLAAMDLLIAPVDEALLIAAVRIAEAEHLALYDAVFIALAAALDAELVTADRRQAETRSCRVRFVE; the protein is encoded by the coding sequence ATGAGTAACCCGCTGCGCGTGGCCACCGGCGCGCCAATGGTGGTCGACAGTTCGATCGCCTTCAAATGGTTCGACACGTCCGAGAGTGGCGCCGCGATTGCGGGCGACCTGCTGGACGCTCACCGGCGCGATGACGTCGCGCTGTTGGCTCCGGCGCACCTCCCGCTTGAGGTGGTCAATGCGTACGTGTGCCGGGGAGGCGTCGTCAGCAACACCGTCGGAGTAGTCGCCGATCTCGCGGCGATGGACCTCCTGATCGCACCCGTCGATGAAGCGCTGCTCATCGCAGCAGTCCGCATCGCGGAAGCCGAGCATCTCGCGCTCTACGACGCCGTCTTCATCGCGCTCGCGGCAGCGCTGGATGCGGAGCTGGTGACGGCCGACCGCAGGCAGGCAGAGACCCGCTCGTGCCGGGTGCGGTTCGTGGAGTAG
- a CDS encoding GIY-YIG nuclease family protein, whose protein sequence is MPAKAVYGVYVIELDDEVYSNARFRNANPDWNPAKPCVYVGSTALTAEERFQQHLAGYKSNAYAHKYGKRLMPRLYRSWQHYPTRPEAERAEEQRALSLRKRGYAVWYGV, encoded by the coding sequence ATGCCAGCGAAGGCCGTGTACGGCGTCTACGTGATCGAACTCGACGACGAGGTGTATAGCAACGCCAGGTTCCGCAACGCGAATCCGGACTGGAATCCCGCCAAGCCGTGCGTGTACGTGGGGTCCACGGCACTCACCGCGGAGGAGCGATTCCAGCAGCACCTGGCGGGCTACAAGTCGAACGCGTACGCGCACAAGTACGGGAAGCGGCTGATGCCCAGGCTCTACCGAAGCTGGCAGCACTACCCCACGCGGCCTGAGGCCGAGCGCGCCGAAGAGCAGCGGGCGCTCAGCTTGCGCAAGCGCGGTTACGCGGTGTGGTATGGGGTGTGA
- a CDS encoding GNAT family N-acetyltransferase: MRIRSLERSDVREGFGCGVPAPDRFLERYAWQNQARYRLGVTYVAVDDATRRLLGYFTIAAASVSAEESSVRAPDGYAEIPCIRVARLAVDERVQGIGLGSELVRAVLTIALAESERVGCAGVIVDALPEAVGFYERFGFRTMEVRAGAGAARPRPTLMWLGMGTVRRAGA, encoded by the coding sequence ATGCGGATTAGATCGCTCGAGCGTTCGGACGTTCGGGAGGGCTTCGGCTGCGGCGTGCCCGCACCCGACCGGTTCCTCGAGCGCTACGCCTGGCAGAATCAGGCGCGCTACCGCCTGGGCGTCACGTATGTGGCGGTCGACGACGCCACGCGCCGCCTGCTGGGCTACTTCACGATTGCAGCTGCGTCGGTGAGCGCCGAGGAATCGTCCGTGCGTGCGCCCGACGGCTACGCCGAGATTCCGTGCATCCGCGTCGCGCGGCTTGCGGTGGACGAGCGCGTGCAGGGGATCGGCCTCGGGAGCGAACTCGTGCGCGCCGTACTCACGATCGCGCTCGCCGAGTCGGAACGCGTGGGATGCGCCGGCGTGATCGTGGACGCGCTGCCCGAGGCAGTGGGCTTCTACGAGCGGTTCGGCTTCCGCACGATGGAGGTGCGTGCCGGCGCCGGGGCTGCGCGGCCCCGGCCGACGCTCATGTGGCTCGGAATGGGTACGGTGCGGCGGGCGGGGGCGTAG
- a CDS encoding DUF4328 domain-containing protein gives MSNSASTASASAVGTPSARPSRSLVMRGDARWAIALIMAGALLYLLQGVLSLAVLAFTISRSTSAGGAIMYSVSWVSVIQYMLYLIGGIVVLVWLRRVNLRLRAAGRQGLQFSPGWTVGWFLIPFANLVLPPQIMQELWRASAPEAGADTWRSSPASPLPALWWYPFLLGSFVSNIAAALAAALGIRALLVGNVLSTVLLAVAALAAVRYIRGVDSRMSVMEGAERAERASTGLALPGALVGAAAGAGWYAILFTTFGMLRLIRGPNVLVFLIALTFGAVVGYWTAFGAGGRNAAVAVIAGITAFLSFGLSEFIVVIGRTIGYWAGLERLFRAIGPIVISVFTNPFTLGAAAVAALGAVAVAIMRLPFDAWRTHAAPLPAPLPFAGAAPLPAPVPVAQAPSTAPEEPVA, from the coding sequence GTGTCCAATTCCGCAAGCACGGCCTCGGCCAGTGCCGTCGGAACGCCGTCCGCACGTCCGTCGCGTAGCCTCGTGATGCGAGGTGACGCTCGCTGGGCCATCGCGCTCATCATGGCTGGCGCACTGCTGTACCTGCTCCAAGGCGTCTTATCGCTCGCGGTGCTCGCCTTCACGATCAGCCGGTCTACATCCGCCGGGGGGGCCATCATGTACAGCGTGAGCTGGGTGTCGGTCATCCAGTACATGCTCTACCTCATCGGCGGCATCGTCGTACTCGTGTGGCTGAGGCGCGTGAACCTGCGCCTGCGAGCCGCCGGGCGGCAGGGGCTCCAGTTCTCGCCGGGATGGACAGTGGGCTGGTTTCTCATCCCGTTCGCTAACCTCGTATTGCCGCCGCAGATCATGCAGGAGCTCTGGCGCGCGTCGGCCCCGGAAGCGGGCGCCGACACCTGGCGCTCGTCACCCGCCTCGCCGCTACCGGCACTGTGGTGGTATCCGTTCCTGCTCGGCAGCTTCGTGTCGAACATCGCCGCCGCACTTGCAGCCGCGCTGGGGATTCGAGCGCTGCTCGTCGGCAACGTGCTCAGCACGGTGCTGCTTGCCGTTGCTGCCCTCGCGGCCGTGCGCTACATCCGGGGGGTCGACTCCAGGATGTCCGTGATGGAGGGGGCCGAGCGAGCCGAGCGCGCATCAACGGGACTCGCGCTTCCCGGGGCGCTCGTGGGGGCGGCCGCAGGTGCAGGTTGGTACGCGATCCTGTTCACCACCTTTGGCATGCTCAGACTCATCCGCGGCCCCAACGTACTCGTGTTCCTGATCGCGCTCACGTTCGGCGCGGTCGTGGGGTACTGGACCGCGTTCGGCGCGGGCGGCCGAAATGCAGCTGTGGCTGTCATCGCCGGAATCACCGCCTTCCTCTCGTTCGGCTTGAGCGAATTTATCGTGGTGATCGGACGCACGATCGGCTACTGGGCCGGGCTCGAGCGGCTATTCCGGGCGATTGGACCGATCGTCATCTCGGTCTTCACGAACCCCTTCACACTCGGAGCAGCCGCCGTGGCCGCGTTGGGCGCGGTCGCCGTCGCGATTATGCGGCTGCCGTTCGACGCATGGCGCACGCATGCCGCACCGCTGCCCGCACCTTTGCCGTTCGCCGGGGCCGCACCGCTGCCCGCTCCTGTGCCGGTTGCTCAGGCACCGTCGACAGCCCCTGAGGAGCCGGTCGCCTAG